In Helianthus annuus cultivar XRQ/B chromosome 8, HanXRQr2.0-SUNRISE, whole genome shotgun sequence, a single genomic region encodes these proteins:
- the LOC110921083 gene encoding protein LONGIFOLIA 2 has protein sequence MTARILHSLSGDNTDLPKQIGCMSGVFQVFDRHQIVSGRRISDCSPKRLHSGSPHFDYGTPERESSNSYERPSVIVHDKNRTSTESSRDSFSSMSRSSSFSSLDCNIKTTTHQEPEQTMFPKTPSRDSLTRQSCQGVDFRGVVKDSMYRHNPTVKDYGPDRLVDYRESLDALAKFQESSWYYNEPRQLSTSKSYQLRDGSSLSVPKDCPRFSYDAWETNRLSPSYADQGALQSRQPSVVAKLMGLDAFPDSSSANQKESGVENAKTVGPIKMHTCSRISPWKQRDGARSPQRPVTRAMRSPTIIHSPFSSVYSEVDKRLKDLEFTETGKELTALKQILEAMQLTETRKEGTQTMLKRQPVSTQNEHLRELNNVRAYESPIVIIKPVNDFSIGDRKIFRSNSPKSTRRENTVNDTAIKSGGRQTRTTPGLTKQQLKKESATTSGKSSGSISPRLPQKRQSRLPTPPLDSGKLRKQSAKQVSESRSPAGRRSKYSNIRQNDGQHRDVKGESKMLSYRETQVSHEVVNIPEFSEETENMQSPISMPEKSTLLVRDQELLGPEYPSPVSVLDDGIYSEDSPSPVKHKLKTLKDDADQGIKDEWQAPDVIPDTLSSGITSKVNRKKLQDIEHLVQKLTKLGSGHNEAHTDYIASLCENTKADDMYISEILLASGLLLRDLGSNLTTFQFHSSGHPINPELFLVLEQTKFSYLTKQEPNAPKKIIKKERNHRKLVFDAVNEILAGKLNSNLPVPFQTSFKLVKKTFNTQKLLRELCLEIEQLQVQNKKEDISLEEEDDGMKSVLWEEVLNRGESWTDYDGEIPIITLDVERLIFKDLVNEVVLGEAADGRRIKPGRRCRQLFSK, from the exons ATGACTGCAAGGATTTTGCATTCTTTGAGTGGGGATAATACTGATTTACCGAAGCAAATTGGTTGTATGAGTGGTGTTTTTCAAGTGTTTGACCGGCACCAGATTGTTTCCGGAAGGCGGATCTCGGATTGCAGTCCGAAAAGGCTTCATTCGG GTAGTCCACACTTTGACTATGGAACGCCTGAACGTGAGTCAAGTAATTCATACGAGAGACCATCAGTTATTGTACACGACAAGAACAGGACATCAACAGAATCATCTCGAGACTCTTTCTCATCAATGTCACGCTCATCTTCATTCTCATCTTTGGATTGCAACATTAAAACAACAACTCATCAAGAACCCGAACAAACTATGTTTCCAAAGACCCCTTCAAGGGACTCTCTAACACGCCAATCTTGTCAAGGTGTTGACTTTCGAGGCGTTGTCAAAGATTCAATGTACAGACATAATCCTACAGTCAAAGATTATGGACCCGACCGTCTGGTGGATTATAGAGAATCACTTGATGCACTTGCTAAGTTTCAAGAATCCAGTTGGTACTATAATGAACCTAGACAACTTTCTACATCTAAATCTTACCAACTTAGAGACGGCTCGTCGTTATCAGTGCCGAAAGACTGTCCAAGGTTTTCTTATGATGCGTGGGAAACAAACCGTTTGTCTCCTAGTTATGCTGACCAAGGCGCGCTTCAGTCACGACAACCTAGTGTTGTAGCCAAGTTGATGGGCTTGGACGCTTTTCCCGATTCTTCATCAGCCAACCAAAAGGAATCTGGAGTTGAAAATGCAAAAACTGTCGGGCCAATCAAAATGCATACATGTTCAAGAATTTCACCGTGGAAGCAACGTGACGGTGCTAGAAGTCCTCAGAGGCCGGTTACTCGTGCTATGAGATCACCAACTATAATCCATAGCCCGTTTTCGTCTGTTTACAGTGAAGTTGATAAAAGACTCAAGGATCTTGAGTTCACAGAAACTGGAAAGGAACTTACAGCTCTTAAACAGATATTAGAGGCAATGCAGTTAACAGAAACCCGGAAAGAAGGAACACAAACGATGTTGAAAAGGCAGCCTGTTTCTACTCAAAATGAACACCTTAGGGAATTAAACAATGTAAGGGCTTATGAATCACCTATTGTCATCATAAAGCCCGTTAATGATTTCTCGATTGGTGACCGAAAGATTTTCAGGAGTAATAGTCCTAAAAGTACACGTAGAGAGAATACGGTCAATGATACTGCTATCAAAAGTGGAGGAAGACAAACAAGGACTACACCGGGTTTGACCAAACAACAGCTGAAGAAAGAAAGTGCCACAACTTCAGGCAAGAGCTCAGGATCAATCAGCCCAAGATTACCGCAGAAGAGGCAGTCACGGCTGCCCACGCCGCCATTGGATTCTGGTAAACTTAGAAAACAGTCGGCCAAACAGGTTTCAGAGTCGAGGTCCCCTGCTGGAAGAAGGTCAAAGTATTCTAACATTCGGCAAAACGATGGGCAACACCGTGACGTAAAGGGCGAATCAAAGATGTTGAGTTACAGAGAAACTCAAGTGTCTCATGAAGTGGTCAACATTCCTGAGTTTTCTGAAGAAACTGAGAACATGCAGAGTCCTATCTCAATGCCAGAG AAATCAACTTTACTTGTAAGGGATCAAGAATTACTTGGCCCGGAATATCCAAGTCCAGTTTCTGTTCTTGATGATGGTATTTATTCGGAGGATTCGCCTTCACCTGTGAAACACAAGCTGAAGACATTgaaag ATGACGCCGATCAAGGGATTAAAGATGAATGGCAAGCACCAGACGTCATTCCTGACACACTATCTTCGGGTATTACCTCTAAAGTTAACCGCAAAAAGCTACAAGACATTGAGCATTTGGTTCAAAAACTCACAAAGCTCGGCTCGGGTCACAATGAAGCACACACAGATTACATTGCATCTCTCTGTGAAAACACAAAGGCCGACGACATGTATATTTCCGAGATTCTATTAGCTTCCGGGCTCCTACTCAGAGACCTCGGTTCAAACCTCACAACTTTCCAGTTCCACTCTTCGGGCCACCCGATTAACCCGGAATTGTTTTTAGTATTGGAACAAACCAAATTCAGTTATTTAACCAAACAAGAACCCAATGCACCCAAAAAGATTATCAAAAAGGAAAGAAATCATAGGAAGCTTGTTTTCGATGCCGTTAATGAGATTCTTGCAGGGAAGTTAAATTCAAATCTACCGGTGCCTTTCCAAACGTCTTTTAAGCTCGTTAAAAAGACGTTTAACACACAGAAGCTTTTGAGGGAATTATGTTTGGAGATAGAACAGTTACAAGTTCAAAATAAGAAAGAAGATATAAGTTTAGAAGAGGAAGACGACGGGATGAAGAGTGTTTTGTGGGAGGAAGTATTAAACCGCGGAGAAAGTTGGACTGATTATGATGGTGAAATACCAATTATTACATTGGACGTTGAAAGAttaatctttaaagatttggtcaATGAAGTTGTGTTGGGTGAGGCTGCTGATGGTAGGCGAATAAAGCCCGGAAGACGTTGCAGACAACTGTTTTCGAAGTAG